A window of Metabacillus sp. B2-18 contains these coding sequences:
- the fabF gene encoding beta-ketoacyl-ACP synthase II, translating into MKKRVVITGIGAVTPLGNDARTTWENIKSGVSGIAPLTRINSEQFQVKVAGEVKNFSTDEYIDFKEARRMARFTHFAIAASKMAVNDSGIKIGETIDPERVGVWIGSGIGGLDEFEEQHKRYLNKGPKRVSPFIIPMFIPDMASGRVSIEIGAKGINNCSVTACASGANSIGDAFRVIQNGVADMMIAGGSEASITEMTVAGFTNMTALSTNQDPNTASRPFDKNRDGFVIAEGSGVVVLEELDHALARGAKIYGELVGYGATGDAYHITTPAPEGEGGQRAMKLALSDANLQAENVDYINAHGTSTYYNDLNETKAIKEVFGQHAYKLAVSSTKSMTGHLLGAAGAVEAIFSLLSIKDGVIPPTINYETSDEELDLDYVPNEAKQSDVSVVLSNSFGFGGHNATLVFKRYDK; encoded by the coding sequence ATGAAGAAGCGAGTTGTGATTACAGGTATTGGAGCTGTAACACCACTAGGTAATGATGCACGAACAACCTGGGAAAATATTAAAAGTGGAGTATCGGGCATTGCACCTTTAACACGTATTAATTCAGAACAGTTTCAAGTGAAAGTAGCTGGAGAAGTAAAGAATTTTTCAACAGATGAGTATATTGACTTTAAAGAAGCGAGAAGAATGGCAAGATTTACTCATTTTGCAATAGCTGCAAGTAAAATGGCAGTGAATGATTCGGGAATTAAAATAGGAGAAACAATTGACCCTGAACGTGTTGGAGTATGGATAGGTTCGGGAATCGGTGGACTTGATGAATTTGAGGAACAACATAAACGTTATTTAAATAAAGGTCCAAAGCGTGTTAGTCCATTTATTATTCCTATGTTCATTCCAGATATGGCTTCTGGCAGGGTTTCAATTGAGATTGGAGCAAAAGGGATTAACAATTGCTCAGTAACTGCATGTGCTTCGGGTGCTAACTCTATTGGAGATGCTTTTCGAGTTATTCAAAATGGTGTAGCAGATATGATGATTGCTGGTGGATCTGAAGCATCGATTACCGAGATGACAGTCGCAGGGTTCACTAATATGACGGCTTTATCAACAAATCAGGACCCAAACACAGCTAGTCGACCTTTTGATAAAAATCGTGACGGATTTGTTATCGCTGAAGGGTCGGGTGTTGTTGTTTTAGAAGAATTAGATCATGCCTTAGCTCGCGGTGCTAAAATTTACGGAGAACTTGTTGGTTATGGTGCGACTGGGGACGCATATCATATTACAACACCTGCACCAGAAGGAGAAGGCGGACAACGTGCTATGAAACTAGCATTATCAGATGCTAATTTGCAGGCAGAGAATGTTGATTACATTAATGCCCACGGCACAAGTACTTATTATAATGATTTAAATGAAACAAAAGCAATAAAAGAAGTATTTGGTCAACATGCTTACAAACTTGCTGTAAGCTCAACAAAGTCGATGACAGGACACTTGTTGGGTGCAGCAGGTGCGGTGGAAGCCATTTTCTCTTTGCTTTCAATAAAAGATGGTGTCATTCCTCCAACCATTAACTATGAAACATCCGATGAGGAACTAGATTTAGATTATGTACCGAATGAAGCAAAGCAATCAGATGTTTCTGTTGTTTTATCAAATTCATTTGGCTTTGGTGGACATAATGCCACGTTAGTGTTTAAAAGATATGATAAATAA
- a CDS encoding DUF6376 family protein, whose protein sequence is MKKLSFLVIIAAFMLTTACSVVDEVNQSLDYVNEANSLLNSMSDFAENAPGLIENAASDPEMRTELENQVNTLTENIEEFNNIDAPAVAEDLHQDLVSKNEELLNQFEQVQQDGEVMVEEIQNSEIFQTVEDITSFIDAVEKLEL, encoded by the coding sequence ATGAAAAAGCTTTCTTTTCTTGTAATTATTGCGGCTTTTATGCTAACCACTGCGTGCTCTGTAGTAGATGAAGTAAATCAATCGCTGGACTATGTTAATGAAGCAAATAGCTTGTTAAACTCAATGAGTGATTTTGCTGAAAATGCACCAGGTCTAATTGAAAATGCTGCAAGTGATCCAGAAATGAGAACTGAACTTGAAAATCAGGTAAACACATTAACCGAAAATATTGAAGAATTTAATAACATAGATGCTCCAGCAGTTGCTGAAGACCTACATCAGGATCTTGTTTCAAAAAATGAAGAATTACTAAATCAGTTTGAACAAGTTCAACAAGATGGAGAAGTAATGGTGGAAGAAATACAAAATAGTGAAATATTTCAAACTGTAGAGGATATCACATCATTTATTGATGCTGTTGAAAAATTGGAATTATAA